The genomic DNA ATGATAATGCCTGCGCCCCGGTAACCGGACACGTCTACATTAACGATATTGATATAAGTGAGCACTGTACTGGGGACATCGGTATAAAACTCGATCCCATTCTGGCTGGTCAGCGTGCGGCCGGGGCCTTTAAAAATGAGGTTGTTGATCTTAAAACCGGCTGTGTTGTAGCCTTTAAACCCACTGACTGTTCCGCTGCTGATAATGGCCCGGCCGGTGCCATACGAGCCGAATACGATGGGTTTGGTGGAGGTGCCCTTTACTTTGCCAGCAACACCTGCGGAAGAGCCAAAGTATAGCCCGCCTGTAAACGTTTTACCACCCTCGAACAAAATAATATCGCCGGGCAGGAACACGGTGCGGTTAACCTTCGCTATACTTCGCCAGGCACTGGTCATGGAAGTTCCGGAATTGGTGTCTTTTCCTAAAGTGCTTACATAATAAGTAGCCGCCTTCAGGGAGCCGGTTGCGAGTACCAGCAGTAGCCATAAGGTAAGTAAAAATCGGCGCATGGTAAGTGGGGTTAAGCGTATTTCACATCAGCAGAAAGGGAGAGGGTTGATGCAGGGATCGCTTGGGATCAGGGAAAGTGAGGAAAGGCTTTTAGACGCCAGCACAAAAGTTGCTTTTTGAGAGAATTTCTGCCCTTTCAGATTGGGCAGGCAAAGAAGGTAGTATAAATTGCTCCCCGGGCAGTAAAGTTAAGCTAGTAAGTATAAGAAGTATAAAACAGTAAGCACGGTCCGCAGGAAAAGCCTGCCACACAATGTCAAACGGAGGCTTCATGACCTCAAGCGCACGGAATACGTAAGTCATTTACCTGCAACACTATACTAAGAGTATACTCGCTTTAAAGTAAGGGGTTGCTGGCATTTGAATCCTGCCAATAAACAACGTAACTTTAAGTGGAACCACAAAGAGCAACTATAACAAAAAGATAAAATGATGAAAAAATTACTAGTAACTGCGGTTATGGCCCTGGCCGGTTTCTGGGCACAGGCACAATCAGGTGTTCCTTCGACGGAAGCACAGATAAAAGCGGCTGTTTTAGCTGCGCCGGCAGAGCTTCGGGACGGCGCGGCTGTGCTCGGGTATAATGCGAAAGGCGAATTGATAGAGCTGCGCAAAGGCACCAACGAGCTGATCTGCCTGGCCGATGATCCTAATCAGAAAGGATTTTCAGTGGCTTGCTACCACAAAGACCTCGAGCCTTTTATGGCGCGGGGGCGGGAGCTGAAAAAGGCCGGTAAAACATCGGAAGAGGTTTTTGAGGCCCGCGAGCAGGAGGCAAAAAGCGGTAAGTTGCCCATGCCCAAACAGCCGGCGGCCCTGTATGTGTTCTCTGCGCCCGCCGAAAACTATAACGCCGGCACCGGTGTGGTAAAAAATGGCTACCTGCGGTATGTGGTGTATGTACCCTACGCCACAGCCGAAACAACCGGCCTATCGCTCAAGCCCGAGGCAGAAGGCATGCCTTGGCTCATGCATCCGGGTACTGCTGCTGCCCACATCATGATTAGCCCACCCATGGAAAAAGCGAAGCCGGCGGCTAAAAGCAAGCCCTAAAGCAACAACCCTGCCCCGGTAAAGGGCAGGGTTGTTGCTTTAGGGCCGCAGGGCGATAATGCTTGATTCATACTTGCGTATGGGTTAGCGCTTTCCTTTTTTTGATTTGCCGGCCTTGGCCCGATCGGTTTTAAGCTGCTTGAATTCTTCGTTCGAAATCGTCACCACGTACGAAACAGAGGAGAGGATTGTCAGCTGCTCATCAAAATCATAGGCTGTCGTAATGGCAAGCGCTTTGTTTTCGTTGAGCACATACGCATCGCCTGTTTTGTCGAATACCTGGAATTCATATTCCCCTTCCTCCAGGTAGGTGTTGGGGATGCGTGCCAGACAATCGCCGGTGATAACAAGCGGGGCAGGCAGTTCATCCTCAAATTCAAAAGGCTGGTAATACTTGCCATCCTTTTTATGCGTCACGTAGGCGATCTTATTTATGGCAAGGGCGATGTCCTGGTTTGAGTTATCGCGCTTCTGCTTGATGGCAGTAATATTTCCTGTTAGTTTCATACTTTATCTACTAGACCTGCTCTCTTATACTTCACTTTAAAAGGAGGGCGGTACTGTTTTGCCTGCGAAGATAAGCAGGATATCGCTAATGCCGCACGCTATTCCCAATGCGGCAGGGCGCAACCGGGTACACTTTAAGAACTGCAGGACAGCATCGAACAGCCCGCTTTCTGCGAGGCCCAGCCGGGCCGGGCCTGGAAGAACTCCTCAAAGTTTTTGGAATACGGATCTTTCAGGGCTTGCTGCAGCTTTCGGAACAAGTCCTCTTTTCCGCTTTCCAGCTCCTCAATGGCCTGGTGCAGCAGGTAGTTGCGAAGTATAAATCGCGGGTTTGCCTGGCGCATCAGCTGCTGGGAATCGTCCCGACGGATCGTATTTTTATTCAGCCGCGCCAGGTAGTTTGTCAGCAAGGTATAAAGGCGGGTGCGTTCTTCGGGTTTCAGTTCGTCATATAAAGCGTCCTTAAAATGCGATTCCGCGGCCTGCTCGTTTTCCAGGCTGAGCGGCAGCTCAATGAGCAGCTGGTAGAAGATGGTCATGTCGGGCTTGATCGTGGCCAGCGTTTCTTCCAGCTGTTTGATCAAGGGGATATCAGTCGCAGTAACCTGGTCGAGCCCGAGTTTTTGGCCCATCATGGCATAATATTTCGTCCAGTAAAGGGTGTTATAAGTTTCCAGGGCTTCCAGCAAAGCATCCTTCCCGATAACCGGCAGCAAGGCCCCTGCCAGGCAACCCAAATTCCATTGCGCAATGGCCGGCTGCCTGCCAAAAGCATACCTTCTGCCGGGCAGGTCGGTGGTGTTTGGCGTAAAATCCAGGTCGTAATCATCCAGGAAGGAGTAGGGGCCATAGTCGATGGTGAGGCCAAGTATAGACATGTTGTCGGTGTTCATTACGCCATGCACAAATCCCACCCGTTGCCAGGCCACCATCAGCGTGGCCGTGCGCTCGATCACTTCTTTAAACCAGGTCAGCACCTTGTCTTCGCCCGTAATATGTGGGAAGTACCGGGCAATGGTCCAATCGAGGAGCTGCTGCAGGTTGTCAGTTTCTTTGCGGGCGTTGAGCAGTTCAAAGTTGCCGAAGCGCAGGAAACTGGGCGCTGCCCGCAGCACTACGGCACCGGGCTCGTGGGCCGCATTGCCGTTATAAAACATGTCGCGCAGTACCGGCTCGCCTGTCGTTACAAGGCTCAGGGCCCGGGTGGTGGGCACGCCCAGGTAATGCATGGCCTCGCTCATCAGGTATTCCCGCACCGAAGAGCGAAGCACTGCCCGGCCATCGGCCCGGCGGGAGTAAGGCGTAGGCCCGGCCCCTTTCAGTTGCAGTTCCCATACCTGGCCTTCGGTAATTACCCACTCGCCCAAGGTCATGGCACGGCCGTCGCCCAGCTGGCCGGCCCAGCTACCAAACTGATGTCCGCCATACCGGGCCGCATACGGCTGCATGGACTCCGTTACAAAATTGCCGCCCAGCACATCTATTTCCTGTTGCGTAATTGGTTTGAGGATGCCTAGCTGCTGGGCCAGCTCCTCGGACCAGGCCAGCAGCGCAGGCTTGCTGACCGGAGTGGGGGCGACGGTACTGTATAAAACGCCGGGTGTCTGGCGCGGCGTCAGATCGCCGGTTTTATCTCCAGCAAAGGTGGTTACAAAGTCGTTCTTATAGGTTTTCGAGATAAGGCTCTCCATAGGTATACTTGCAGTTTCGTGTTTATGCCGGTAAAAGAATCCGTGGGATTGAATTTCCAGTGCAATTCATCAACATAAACAAGGGGAGAAAAGTTGATTTTGGCAAAGGTGGTTAAAAGGCAGCAGCAATTGGAATTTTTACCTTATTTTGTTCCCTGCTTCGGCCTATGCGCCGGGGTGGGTTGGCCAGGTATAAACGGCTGCAATATGCCTGCTCCGTAGCTTGAGAAACCACTGTTATAGTCATAATACAGAAACGATAGTCAATCCTTTAAAGGCGTTACGCCGCAAAAAATGCAAGAGGTAAAACTTTTTATGCTGATGCTCGGCTGCCGTCCGGCGGGCAGAAACACAGAGCAACACGACATGTTCTTTGGCATTGCGCCTGCGCTAAGAGACCTGGTGCCGGCCATAAAAGACTTCTGGCCCGAAGCGAAAGGCAACATCCATGTGGATGCCTGGCGGGAAGTAACGGCTGTGGACGGTTACCGCGTGCAGGTGGTTCCCAGAGAAGAAGCGGTTGCAGAAGCAGAAGGCCCGAAACTGTTTTTCCTGAACCTGGGCGGTTATAGAGCCGGCGAGTTTGATGAGTTTCATTATAAAATGCTGGCCGTGGCGCCCGATAATGCCACCGCTATCAAGCAGGCCAAGCAAACGGCTTTTTATCAGCACACGGGCTTTGCGGGGGCTACGTCGCATATCGATGATAAATTCGGGGTAGATGTGGACGAGCTCTACCAGGTAAAAGACATCCTGCCGGAAGCCGACAAGCGTAAGTATAGCCTTCTCCTCACCGCCGCCGAAACAAACGAGGACGAGCTGCACCTGGGATATTTCCAGCTGCACAAGCTCTAAGCCATTTTCTTTGCCAGGTATACGTTGCTGCAGGTAAGCCACAGCCCATCTTTTAACTAGCCGGTAGCGGCGCCGTACACTAAATGAATCAATATCATTTAAACAAACTTAAGTATATGGCAGACGCAACAGCAACTACATTTGAGAAGAACTATACGCTTGGCGGCGACCTGACCGTGAACAGGATGGGGTTTGGCGCCATGCGCATCACAGGCGAAGGCATCTGGGGGCCACCCAAAGACCACGACGAAGCGATCCGGGTGCTGCAACGGACCGTGGAACTAGGAATCAATTTCATCGATACGGCCGACAGCTATGGCCCCAACGTGTCGGAGGAGCTTATTGCCGAGGCGCTCTATCCCTATCCCAAGGGCCTGGTGATTGCTACAAAGGGGGGGCTGACCCGTACAGGTCCTAATGTATGGCCCATCAATGCCGACCCCGACTACCTGCAGCGGGCGCTGGAGGGAAGTATGAAACGCTTAAAACAGGATAGGATTGACCTCTACCAGTTGCACCGCGTCGACCCGAATGTGCCTTACGAGAAAACCCTGGAATTTTTACAGCGGGTGCAGGAGGAGGGCCTGGTGCGACACATCGGCCTTTCGGAAGTAACGGTAGACCAGATCAAAAAGGCGCAGGAATATTTTGAAGTGGTATCGGTGCAGAACAAGTATAGCGTGGATTTTAGGAAGTGGGAAGAGGAACTGGTGTACTGCCGGGAGCAGAACATGGCCTTTATCCCCTGGAACCCTATTAACGCCGGCAATGTGGGCGCTGTGGAAACGCTGCAGCAGGTGGGCCGGAAGTATAACGCCACCGCACACCAGGTAGCGCTGAGCTGGCTTTTGCATCATGCCGCCAATATCCTGCTCATCCCGGGCACATCCAAAGTAAAGCACCTGGAAGAGAATTATAAGGCGGCTTCAATTCCTTTGTCAGACGAAGACATGAAACTGCTGGATAAGGTAAAGCAAGCCGCCAAATAACCATAGCCATACTTGCAGAAACAGCAAACGCCCCGGGAGTGCCGGGGCGTTTGCTGTTTCTGCGGTTACGTATTAAAAGTATAACCGGTAAAGCTTAGTCTTTTTTATTTCCCAGCCCTTTGCTGTTATTTGTGGTGCTGGCGTTTGGCTGGTTGTTGCGGAACTCTTTGTCGCTGCTGTCAGCACCGCGCGAGGTGGTTTTATTTGCATGCGAGCCCTGCGGACTGTTATTGTCGGGAGTGTTTTTTCCTTTTTTAGCACCGGCGCTCGATCCTT from Pontibacter liquoris includes the following:
- a CDS encoding protein adenylyltransferase SelO, whose protein sequence is MESLISKTYKNDFVTTFAGDKTGDLTPRQTPGVLYSTVAPTPVSKPALLAWSEELAQQLGILKPITQQEIDVLGGNFVTESMQPYAARYGGHQFGSWAGQLGDGRAMTLGEWVITEGQVWELQLKGAGPTPYSRRADGRAVLRSSVREYLMSEAMHYLGVPTTRALSLVTTGEPVLRDMFYNGNAAHEPGAVVLRAAPSFLRFGNFELLNARKETDNLQQLLDWTIARYFPHITGEDKVLTWFKEVIERTATLMVAWQRVGFVHGVMNTDNMSILGLTIDYGPYSFLDDYDLDFTPNTTDLPGRRYAFGRQPAIAQWNLGCLAGALLPVIGKDALLEALETYNTLYWTKYYAMMGQKLGLDQVTATDIPLIKQLEETLATIKPDMTIFYQLLIELPLSLENEQAAESHFKDALYDELKPEERTRLYTLLTNYLARLNKNTIRRDDSQQLMRQANPRFILRNYLLHQAIEELESGKEDLFRKLQQALKDPYSKNFEEFFQARPGWASQKAGCSMLSCSS
- a CDS encoding DUF1543 domain-containing protein, with the translated sequence MQEVKLFMLMLGCRPAGRNTEQHDMFFGIAPALRDLVPAIKDFWPEAKGNIHVDAWREVTAVDGYRVQVVPREEAVAEAEGPKLFFLNLGGYRAGEFDEFHYKMLAVAPDNATAIKQAKQTAFYQHTGFAGATSHIDDKFGVDVDELYQVKDILPEADKRKYSLLLTAAETNEDELHLGYFQLHKL
- a CDS encoding aldo/keto reductase gives rise to the protein MADATATTFEKNYTLGGDLTVNRMGFGAMRITGEGIWGPPKDHDEAIRVLQRTVELGINFIDTADSYGPNVSEELIAEALYPYPKGLVIATKGGLTRTGPNVWPINADPDYLQRALEGSMKRLKQDRIDLYQLHRVDPNVPYEKTLEFLQRVQEEGLVRHIGLSEVTVDQIKKAQEYFEVVSVQNKYSVDFRKWEEELVYCREQNMAFIPWNPINAGNVGAVETLQQVGRKYNATAHQVALSWLLHHAANILLIPGTSKVKHLEENYKAASIPLSDEDMKLLDKVKQAAK